From a single Hippopotamus amphibius kiboko isolate mHipAmp2 chromosome X, mHipAmp2.hap2, whole genome shotgun sequence genomic region:
- the PLAC1 gene encoding placenta-specific protein 1, translated as MKVFKLIGGLVFLTSVFSACSGQNPMTVLCSTDWFMVTVHPFMLNNDVYVHFHELHLGLGCPANHVQPHAYQFTYRVTECGIRAKAVSQDMILYSTEIYYASKRTSSKYVIPVSCTAPQRSPWLTMPCSGEGASEGAVTTPDGETCYEVFTLSQSSQRSNCDCPPCVFSEEGQTQAPGHQAEAQEAHPMQLSSSVNSSENWSLHLDDQIASM; from the coding sequence ATGAAAGTTTTCAAGCTGATAGGAGGGCTGGTCTTCCTCACCTCGGTGTTTTCGGCCTGTTCCGGACAAAATCCAATGACTGTACTGTGCTCCACAGACTGGTTCATGGTCACCGTACACCCCTTCATGTTGAACAACGATGTCTATGTACACTTTCATGAGCTACACTTGGGCCTGGGCTGCCCTGCCAACCATGTTCAGCCACATGCCTACCAGTTCACCTACCGCGTGACGGAATGTGGCATCCGGGCCAAGGCTGTCTCTCAGGACATGATTCTCTACAGCACCGAGATATACTATGCTTCCAAGCGTACCTCGTCTAAGTACGTGATCCCGGTGTCGTGCACTGCCCCCCAACGCTCCCCCTGGCTCACAATGCCCTGCTCCGGGGAAGGAGCCAGCGAGGGAGCTGTCACAACCCCGGACGGGGAGACATGCTATGAGGTGTTCACCTTGTCACAGTCCAGCCAGAGGTCCAACTGTGATTGTCCGCCTTGTGTCTTCAGTGAAGAAGGGCAGACCCAGGCCCCAGGTCACCAAGCAGAGGCTCAGGAGGCCCATCCCATGCAGTTGTCTTCCTCTGTTAATAGTTCTGAGAACTGGTCCCTTCACTTGGATGATCAGATTGCGTCCATGTGA